CGCCCCACACCCTGTTTCCTCCCTTAAGTCCCTTTCCCACATTCCTGCCTTTTGTTCTATTTGCGTTTAACCAGGACAATCTCTTAGACAGTTTGTAAAACTGTCCATTGGAATCTGGTGGGCTCACCCATGGGCGCAACTGAAGGCAAAGATCACCCAAAGTCCACCAAGAGCCGATAGTTTAGCATAGAGcgcctctctctgtctgtgaacTGACAAATGGCACAGTcttaaactgtttttgtttttgaaatggaaTTTTACTATATTGTCCaggcaggctgaccttgaacctcagCCTCCTCTGTAGTTAggaacacagacatgcacattgCAGCCTGCTAACGTTTCTTACGCTCTGTTGTGACTACATAAATTGAAGCTGCTTGTTGATAGTAAATGTGTGTGCTCTGGGGACCACTGattgctgtgtttgtttttcagatatgCAGCATCAGCATGTCATAGAAACCTTGATTGGCAAAAAGCAGCAGATCTCTCTTGCCACACAGATGGTTAGAATGATTCTGAAGATTGATGACATTCGTAAGCCTGGAGAATCTGAAGAATAAAATGTACCGTTCACCACTGTGACTAAATAAAGGGGTGTCGTGCTGCGTCCACAGTTATCACTGGTCCTCTCACAGCCTGTAGATGCTGAAATAAAAGCTGCTGTTTGGTAACTGCCCTCTTGTTCAGAGCTCAGTGCAGGATACACTCACAGCTTCTGTGTTCATCGGGTGTCTTAAAGCATCTTCATCCGCAGAGTTAACCATGTAAGGAAGCAGAAACACACTACAGATGCTGTTTTAGCAGCTTAGCTTTCCTCTTGTCAGGGTTTTGTTTCACAGTTGATGAGGAGATGAGGTACCCATCGGGAAGCAGAGGGGAGCAGTCCTGACATGAGAGTATTTGGGTTGCACAAGCACTGTAGGATTGAAGAAACCAGTGCTGGATACTTTTCACATGGCCCCTAGTGTGCTGGACAGTGGCCACAGTTAGCTCAGGTGCCAGTCAGAATTGGCATGGGCAGTGTTGTGCCTCTAGTATATGCTTTGAGGGCAACTGAGACACGAGACATTTTTGGCTGCTGTAGCATAATGCTTAAGCTTGGAAGGTCAAGGCCAGACCGGGTAACCTGGCATTCACTGTTTCAGTGGATCCCATGAAAAACAGAACATTGTTGACATCTGGAGCCTTGTTCCTTGCAGACTTAGACTATGAACTCTGCCCTCTACCTCCACCTATTTAATGGACACTTGCAGCCCAGTCTGGGACATAAAATACCAGTGCTTGAGGAAAGTATATGACACAACAGGATGCTAGTTAGTCTTACCATTTTCTGTCAAAAAGGCCTGCAAGATGGTTCAGGCTAAAAGTTGCTGCCTTGGATCCATGTGGTGGGAAGGCTGCCGTgcattatcctctgacctctgcacgtAATGGCGCTTATACACAAGTGTTTGTTTAAAAGTGAAGCTAAAAATTCGTAAAGTTTAAAAACATCAGTTTATTAGGTTGAATAATTGGGCCTCTGGGAACGGAATCCACGCTGCTCACACTGTGCATATGGGAGGCATTGAGCTTCCCCAAAGCCCATAGCATCAGGGAGGGTTAACCCACCTAGTTGGTAACTCATCATCTTTCTGGCTTTGCACATGAATTGTTTTAACAGAGTTCCAATTAACAACATAAGGCCATGTCTGAAAACGTAGCTGCTCCTTGAGTGGACCCAGATTCCCCCTAATAACTACAGTTACACCATCATTTGAGTTCTTCAGGTACTGagcatttattgaaaatttctattgtgtctggcagtggtggtgcacacttttagtccaagcaatcgggaggcagaggctggcagacctccgtgagttcgaggccagcctggtctacaagataaggaaaggctccaaagctacacagagaaaccctgtctcgaaaaaccaaaagaaaaaaattttctattgcatattaaatattttttagtttcttttgtatttgtgtttcagAAGAATTTGAAGATCCCTATATTTTATGTAAAGTAAGAAACCAGATGGCTAATTATTCCCAGGAAAATCTAAATGACAGCTGCCTTGTGCTTGAGTACTGTTACATGAACTTGTTGAACCACTCGATGAGGTTCCTCCTCGCCTCCTCAATGTAGGGCTTGTCGGCAGGGGAACAGTCTTCTCTCTTCCGATGCACAAAGCCATGAGTTtgcccagaaaatgttttaacttGGTAATTAACTATGCAGTgttttttcagtttctgagtcAGCACGGAGACCTAgtgcacaaaaaaaaaaggtgagatgATGTGACTTTAACCCTGAGCTGACACGCTTTGCACAGTAAACAGTTCCTAGCCTCTGTCAGAGGAGTTGCAGAGCAGGGTAAGGCTGGTGGCACACCAGTTAACAGAAGACCCAACAAATCAAAACTGGGCTTGATGGTGGACATTCTTATCCCTagcagagaggcaggggcagcagaTCTCTGCCTGAGGCCGGTCGGGTCTCTGTCGTGAGACCTTAGTCTAAAAAGGATGGATGCATGTATGAAGCCTGCTGGGTGCTGTCTCCTACAGCATCAGGGCAGGCATTCAGTACAACTGCCCTACTGACAGTCTAGCATAGCAAAGCACAGTGAGACTATTGCTGGTTTCCATAGTGACCATGGGGTTGTTGGGAAGATGTTCTTTGTCCCAGTTATCAACATCATGAGACCTTATACAGGAGTAGCCTCAGCCAGGAAAAGAACCAAAGCTGGCCTTCCATGTGTTAACTTTCACACTAGAGTAAAATTAAACCAACTGATCTGAAGCTGAGGACTGTTGAAAGGAGTGGTTTACAAATTACTGCTTTAACTTAGACTTTCCTTATCAACCTCCTGGGCTTAATCTTGTTATCTATCTCGTATGGTAACCAGTGGGCTACTGTGGGGACTGTTCTTTCTCAGTGAATAGGTTGTGTCAGGAACATTTCCTTCAGCTCTTGCTCTGAACAGACCCAGTCTGGGCTCAAGTTCCAGTCTTTAGTAAGTTTTCGTCATTGGAAACAGTTACAATGATAAATGCGTTCTTTGGAACTTTTAAGTGTCAGGATACACTATGAAGGCTGCCCACTCACCTGCTCAAGTGGGATCACGGCATCATTTTCCGCAAAAATGAACAACGTCGGGTTCTTCAAATTATAAACATCTTCACTGTCTTTGATGATGCCTGAAAAGAGTTGAGGGAGATTGACTGCCACAGAAAGCTGCCTCGatttggtgtggtggcacattgcctttaatcccagcagaggtaggcggatctctgagtttgaggccgcctggtctacagagcaagtgtcagaacacaaagaagccctgtctttaaaaatacatctatTTCCTTGCGGTGGGGGaggtggacatgtgtgtgtgttctgtgcatgTCCACATGGGTcttgtgcacgtgtgtatgcggTGTCGCTCTCCACCCTACTTTTTGCTACGGGGTCTCATTGACCTAGAGCTCAAAGGTTTCTCTAGACCAGTGGTGGGGGTGAGGGACCATCCCCCAGCAGATTTTTATGCAGCTGCCAGGGATCTGGACTTGGGTGTTTATGGCTATGCAGTCAGTACTCCCGGCcttaaccatctccccagcccttggtTTATTTCCACAGGAGCCTGACCTATGAACTGGGAAAGTACAGCTGACTAGCCAAACCTTGGTACTGTTCGTACTCTGCACCTTGTTCATCAGGAACCAAACTGCTGTGGGCTGCTTGGTATCCGAGGACAGCAATCTGAGAGGTGTCCCCTCTCGAGGTGGCTGTTACAATCGGTCATAATTTTCAAACCATTGCCCTAGAAGTTTCGATACAGGCCCCACTTGTTCTGGTTTCAATGAACTAGACAGTTTTATTCATAAGGACAACAGCCTTGGAGCAGGATATTAATCCAACAAGACCCCAATGCTCCTCAGGTCATTGGCATTCAGTGCTTATCCGTGTCTCAGCTCTTTAAAGGTTAAGTGCAAAGTATTGACTGCCAGGCCCAGGCAGCCCCCAGGTGTGTTTGCTTGGGGATAAAAGCACGTCCATGGACTGCTGGAAGACTGGGCAGGAAGTGGCTAGTCGGAGGACTCGCTGGCCACACAGCctaaggcctgagtttgatcccagaacccgCATAAAGTTGTCTGGCTTCCACAAAGGCGTTGCATGCAGGACCCAAAACACTGCACACAAACATGATCATGATTTTAAAAGGTGTGAGAGAAAcaacttcctgcttcctgccaggGTGACAGCAAAGCTAAGCAGCACACAGCGTCTCTCTTCCCCATCACTCCTCTCCAGAAGGCAGCAAGCCACAGGAGGCTGGCCAAGCTCCCTGCCCAACTTGGGCTAAGCCACATCATGGGTCTGGACATTAGTGGATGTCTCGTGCCCAATTCCTGCCATAACCTTCCACTCACACAACAGCAATCAGCAGGTGGCGCCAGAGAGACATGCACCCAGAAGCAACCTTTCGATCCACCCATACACTTTTGGCCTGGTGTGTGAGGCCAACTGGTGACTTATTgaatttgttttgttggttgaGAATggctctcactatatagctcataCTGGGCAGAAATTTCCaatcctgcttcagtttcccaaatactggattacaagtgtgtgtgccGATGCCTGACTAGAGTTGCTTCTGTGTAAGGAAATATTTAGTGTTTGGTGCTAGTAGTGGATGAAGTGCCAAGTCGAGGAGCTCGTTTGCTCTATAGGaactgtctgtgcatgtgtaacTTCGAAATAGCAGTCATCTTCCATTATTTTTGACATATTTCAGTCTGGATGCTTTTAAATTGTGCGTTCGCTGCTGCTTCTGCCAACAGAGTTTTTATATCATGGTTAgaataacttgttttcttttggctaaaatgtaaaatttggagtgggagaaatggctcagcagttactggctgctcctccagaggaccccagattcaattcctagtaccccatggtgactcacaaccatctgtaactatagAGGTGATCAGACAaccttctgacctccgtgggtaCCCGGCacaaacatggtgcacagacatgtatgtaACATGCCAATACAAAATTTTTTAAtttgctaattttaaaaaaagtgaagccggggagtggtggcacacacctttaatcccagcactcaggaggcagaggcaggtgaatctctgtgagtttgacgccagcctggtctacaagagctagttccaggacagggtccaaagctacagagaaaccctgcctcagaaaaccaaaagaaaaaaagaaggtgggTGAAAGTTGCAGTTTGTACTTTAAAGTGGACTTTGCTTTtggttgtgagtgtgtgcgcgAGTACACACATTTGCATGTACTTGCATTTGCTGTTGCTGGGGTGCATAGGTGCACGTgtctgtgggagtcagaggaacCCTGGATGTGTTCCTGGGAAGCCTTTCCAACtagattttcaagacaggatctaggacttaccaagtaggctaggcaAAGTGCCCAGTAAGCAAAAatatcacctgtctctgcctccttaacATAGGTTCTGGAGACCAAATTCAGGAACTCTTTTGCAGGACAAGAACTATACGGACTGGGCCACCTACCCAATTCTGTTTTCAGATCCAGAAAGCCACGCTAAGCTGGTTTACCTCACACCATTGTGCTTTGTACTGCAGCACATGGGAAAGGCCTGTCACTCAGCCTCCCTCCTTTCACAGAGTAAAATGCACTGGGCACTTACCATAAACAGACACCCCAGCCCTGACTTCCGGGTATCTCAGCATCACATGGTGCACAACGGCACCCCCCCAGCAGAAGCCTACAATGCCAATCTTCTGGGCGTGACACTTTTGTTTCAGATACCTCAGGACAGCCTCTACCTctctagaacagaaagaaaaggcattGGAAAGAGAGGGCTGATTTAGGAACCTTCAGGGTTTTGGTGACCGGATTACCTGaagtttgggggttttttgttcgtttgtttgtttgttttgttttgttttacttgtttaGTGGTGAGAACGAGAATTCCTAGAAAGAAGCTGACAGCCTGCTTAAAATAAGAGCGGAAGCAGCTGTGGAGAGTGGAAGGTCACAGGCCTAGAGCCTAATTACAACCTGTCCTGATTTCTTGCCCACCTCTGCTGGCTCTAAGGCCTGTAATTAGCAGATAAAGCTGAGCCTAGCATactgataaacagattaaaaaaccTTTGGAATGTATCAACTCAATAAAACCCTGTTCTCCACCAATCAAAGAGCTAAGAGTACTGTAAGATGGCATCTGGGTCCTACAGCTGAGATGTCTTTATTTCCACCAATGTATTTGGAAAGTGTCTTGATTTAGAACTTAaatttgttctgttactataaaaccTTAATGTCGCTGCTTCCTTAGTAAAATGAAAATTGGAGTAAACCAAATCTCTGGTTGCAAGTAGTCTGTGGCTTATACTTGACCAACCAGAGAAGAGCAGTCTCCTGGTCCGGATGATGGGTTTGCAGGATGCAGAACCAGTCAtgacctggggggaggggggcggggatGGGACAGGACGTGGTGCTCTCTGGGTTGCTGGGAGAGAGGCTATGGAAGACTGGGCTGCCTCTGAGGTGAGACCTTAAGGGTGAAGCCAGCACACAGGAAGTGAGGCTGAACAGCCAGGGAAGATACCTTTAAGCTATGGGCCAATTGCTACTTTAGCCCCGAGCTGATTTCCTTGGTTTTCTATAAACAATCGTTCTTGAGCTGCTGATCCACTTGGGATGAGTGTCCTGATATCTGCAAACAAGCACCCATGTGGACGCCCAACTTTGAACTCATCCCTTGTAAGGTTGGTGAGCAGCTATGCTTGCTGGGGCAGTGGGGCCGGGAGTGCGTATCAGCCTCCATCCACAGCTCATTGAGTCCCGGAGCCCAACTCTTTTGTTGTGCTGTTGGAAGGACTTGTCAAGGGCCAAAGACGACCTATcccacagggagggagggaggaagtctgGTGAAGCCCAGCTCCTCCTCAAGCCTGTTGATAACATACCGATTGACTTCTCTGGCATTTCTTGATTTTATCCACTCAGGGAAGGTGGACCAGTCAGCAGCTGGGTCCCATGGTTCTCGCCCCACAAAGAAGTCTGGGACAATGGTTCTGTAAAATACAGACATGAATAAGCCTTTGATCACGTCGACTCAATGTTTGTCCAGGCTTATTAAGGTAGCCTTAATTAGTGCCCTGGTAGGCTgccaatcccaggcagagggaagaaaagaccTCGGCCATGAAGGCCGCCCTTAAGTACATCAAAGGTCATCTGGAGCCAGGTCAGGTTGCCTCAGACTCCACAGCCGCAGGTACTCAGGCTTCCAGCAGCTTGGGTGTGATCCTGCCCTAGCAAGTGAGCCAGCCACCATCGGGGACACTTCTCAAGAGGTATTCGGGTACAGAAGGAGACCTGGACTGGTGGGCAAGGGTATGTACCCTCAGAcagccttccttcctccatgtagTTAGCTGTTCTTCTCAGACAGCCCAGGACTGTCCTGGCCTTGAACACTGGCTTGGGCCAAAGGTCATCCCTGAGAAATAGGACTAGTCACCATGATCAAGTaatgtgccccacccccaccccggcctTGGCACAGGCTACCAGTTTCCTGCCCCAAGAATAAGGTCCACAGCAGGTTCTAGAACAGGCCAGAGAATAAGTAAACAAGCAAAGGGAAGACTAACAGAGGTTGCCCTCTGCCCTCTATCTACGCGCTGTGATAAGCACAAAGCTCACtcgtatacacatatattcatcgTACACATGCACAAATCACAGAGAGGATCAAATGACTAAGGACTCGGCACGTAACGGGCACAGTTTGGAAACCAGGGATATTGGGATTGCACATTGGAGTCTGAGCCATTCTCCTAGAAGCCAACTCAGGATGGGTGGAGCCGGGGCCACAGTCTCCCAAAGTAAAGAGTTAGCTGTGGCTGTGATTCAAGGGACCAGCCCCTCTGCTGCACAGGTGGGCAGAGCACCAGGGCCTGGGCCAGAAAGGTCAGGTTCCCAGCTCAGTACCGCCTGTCCTATAGTGAGACCTTGGCAAATCACTGACCACTTTCTGCCCTCACattctttatgatttatttgtgtgtgcaggaatgcttctttgtgtgtgttatgtacatgcctgctgcccgcagaggccagaagaaggtgtcagatcccctgtgatagttacagacacttgtgagctgccgtgtgtgtCCTCAGAACCAAACCTGAGTTTTCTATCAAGTCATCAAggacttttaaccactgagccatctctccagtccctagccTCACATTCTTGACCAAACAGACAGAAATGAGCACTGCCCAGCCCCAGATTGCTTGAGGGTGAGTAAGTAAGAGGGTCAGGACTTTGTAAACCCTAATCCCATTCAATCAGCTGCTTACAATTCACCCAGAGCAACTAAGAGCCTCTGTCTTCGTGACTGGACTTCCCAGTCTGCAAGATGGGGAAGGTGCTATCCCTCCCTCCTACCCAGGACGGCTGCAAGGGTTAGGGTCCCTGTCCACGTGGGCTTTGGAGGTTTATTTAGAGGCTTCCCCCTGGAAGCTGCCCACTCTCCTCAAGGTCGTCTCTTCATCCCTAGGTTGGTTTGTATCGAAGCTTAGTGGGGGTAAGAAGACCGGCTCACCCTGGACTTCCAACTTTCTGGGGACTATGAACTCAAGTTCCCAGAAAAGAAGCCACCTCACCTGTGCAAAAGGAGGTGCTAAAGTAGTAAACTGACTGGAGCTTCGCCACTGTGAGGAAACTGGGGTGCTGCAGGTCCAGAGTCCAGGACCCCTGGGTGTCTTCAGCCCTCCTCACCTACTCATCACCATCCTGGTCGGACCTAACACCCCTGTGACTGTCAGCTAAACCACCTTGGAATGTGTCACAGGGCAGTAGCATCCACCAACACAAGAGCTAAGCGCATCCTCAGCTATCACGTAACACCACAGGAGCAGGCTTTGCTAGAACTCACCTACCTGATATTTCCACACGTGTACTTTAGAAGTGCCTTGACCTgtgactttcttttgttctgagtCACCTTCCAAGGAGACCTGTGAAACCCACCCTGAGGCTGAGGTGCTtgagtgtgcacaggtgtgctgGCCTGTGCCTGGGTGGGTGGAACC
Above is a window of Microtus pennsylvanicus isolate mMicPen1 chromosome 6, mMicPen1.hap1, whole genome shotgun sequence DNA encoding:
- the Cmbl gene encoding carboxymethylenebutenolidase homolog; the protein is MANEANPCPCDIGHKLEYGGMGQEVQVEHIKAYITKSPEDTGKAVIVVQDIYGWQLPNTRYMADMIAGNGYTTIVPDFFVGREPWDPAADWSTFPEWIKSRNAREVNREVEAVLRYLKQKCHAQKIGIVGFCWGGAVVHHVMLRYPEVRAGVSVYGIIKDSEDVYNLKNPTLFIFAENDAVIPLEQVSVLTQKLKKHCIVNYQVKTFSGQTHGFVHRKREDCSPADKPYIEEARRNLIEWFNKFM